The Sphingomonas sanxanigenens DSM 19645 = NX02 genome includes a region encoding these proteins:
- a CDS encoding helicase-related protein — translation MSAFARSAVTAVLGPTNTGKTHLAVERLCGHSSGMIGFPLRLLAREVYDRVVAIKGPREVALITGEEKIVPEGARWFLSTAESMPMERDFAFVALDESQLGADPERGHVFTDRLLHARGREETMILGSESMRPMIRALVRDAEIITRPRFSTLSYAGAKKLSRLPKRSVVVAFSAEEVYAVAEMLRRTRGGAAVVMGALSPRTRNAQVAMYQAGEVDYLVATDAIGMGLNMDVAHVAFASLSKFDGRRRRRLTLAEMAQIAGRAGRHQRDGTFGELALEGNETRRFLPEDIEAIEEHRFPPLDHLFWRDGDPDMASVDRLIEALEARPERPQLRAAPQAVDLAVLKRLAAEPYVGARARGERAVRRLWAACGLPDFRKTGAEAHSRLVSRIYGHLSEGQGHIPATWFADEIARLDNVQGDVEAIADRIAAARTWAYIAHRADWLAEPGRWADRTRTLEEKLSDALHQRLTQRFVDRRTSVLMRDLGAKGHDALPVTVEADGAVLVGGEHIGHLEGFRFRVDHQARHGDMKRLMAAAERRLGGELSRRATQLAAAPDEELMLATDVGRPVAIFWRGDIVARLEKGRGLLQPHVRLYKALDALSADDRSAVTERLAGWLQAQTRRHLKPVTALAAAARDPQVPPQIRALYAPLADAGGIAARADLDATVAGLDRTMRQQAGRLGVKIGTLDIFCPVLLKPEAARWRLALLAASEGSDMPELPQAGAAAVATPGDPMRFEAAVRAGYRPLGAQMLRIDLAERLARIAHDARTGGDGGGRAPFSPDPGLATSLGLRPPSFAQLMLALGFRPADAADDGRTGPRWVWRGLQRQRRRAVQRPGNAFAVLAEWRTADGH, via the coding sequence ATGAGCGCGTTCGCCCGATCGGCTGTGACCGCCGTGCTGGGGCCCACCAATACCGGCAAGACCCACCTCGCGGTGGAGCGCCTGTGCGGCCATTCGTCGGGAATGATCGGCTTTCCGCTGCGGCTGCTGGCGCGAGAGGTTTATGACCGCGTCGTCGCGATCAAGGGGCCCAGGGAAGTCGCGCTGATCACCGGCGAGGAGAAGATCGTGCCCGAGGGTGCGCGCTGGTTCCTCTCCACCGCCGAATCGATGCCGATGGAGCGCGATTTCGCCTTCGTCGCGCTCGACGAATCGCAGCTCGGCGCCGATCCCGAGCGCGGCCATGTATTCACCGACCGGCTGCTCCATGCGCGCGGGCGCGAAGAGACGATGATCCTCGGCTCCGAGAGCATGCGGCCGATGATCCGCGCGCTCGTGCGCGATGCCGAGATCATCACCCGGCCGCGCTTCTCCACGCTCAGCTATGCCGGCGCAAAGAAGCTCAGCCGGCTGCCCAAGCGCTCGGTGGTCGTCGCGTTCAGCGCGGAGGAAGTCTATGCCGTGGCGGAGATGCTGCGGCGGACGCGCGGCGGCGCAGCGGTGGTGATGGGCGCGCTTTCCCCGCGCACCCGCAACGCCCAGGTCGCGATGTATCAGGCGGGCGAGGTCGACTATCTCGTCGCCACCGATGCGATCGGCATGGGCCTGAACATGGATGTGGCGCATGTCGCCTTCGCCTCGCTCTCCAAGTTCGACGGGCGCCGCCGCCGCCGGCTGACCTTGGCCGAAATGGCGCAGATCGCCGGCCGCGCCGGGCGCCACCAGCGCGACGGCACGTTCGGCGAGCTCGCGCTGGAGGGGAATGAGACGCGGCGCTTCCTGCCCGAGGATATCGAGGCGATCGAGGAGCATCGCTTCCCGCCGCTCGACCATCTGTTCTGGCGCGACGGCGATCCCGACATGGCGAGCGTGGATCGGCTGATCGAGGCGCTGGAGGCGCGGCCCGAACGGCCGCAGCTGCGCGCGGCACCGCAGGCGGTGGACCTGGCGGTGCTCAAGCGGCTGGCGGCCGAACCCTATGTCGGCGCCCGCGCCCGCGGCGAGCGCGCCGTCCGCCGGCTGTGGGCCGCCTGCGGCCTGCCCGATTTCCGCAAGACCGGCGCGGAGGCGCACAGCCGGCTGGTCAGCCGCATCTACGGCCATCTGAGCGAGGGGCAGGGGCATATCCCCGCTACCTGGTTCGCCGACGAGATCGCCCGGCTCGACAATGTGCAGGGCGATGTCGAGGCGATCGCCGACCGGATCGCGGCCGCACGCACCTGGGCCTATATCGCGCACCGCGCCGACTGGCTGGCTGAACCCGGCCGCTGGGCGGACCGCACGCGCACGCTGGAGGAAAAGCTCAGCGATGCGCTCCACCAGCGGCTGACGCAGCGCTTCGTCGATCGCCGCACCTCGGTGCTGATGCGCGATCTCGGCGCCAAGGGGCATGACGCGCTGCCGGTGACCGTCGAGGCGGATGGCGCGGTGCTGGTGGGCGGCGAGCATATCGGTCACCTCGAAGGTTTCCGCTTCCGGGTCGATCATCAGGCGCGGCATGGTGACATGAAGCGCCTGATGGCGGCGGCGGAGCGGCGGCTGGGCGGGGAATTGTCGCGCCGCGCGACACAGCTTGCCGCAGCGCCCGACGAGGAACTCATGCTCGCCACCGATGTCGGTCGCCCGGTCGCAATCTTCTGGCGCGGCGATATCGTCGCGCGGCTGGAAAAGGGCAGGGGGTTGCTGCAGCCGCATGTCCGCCTCTACAAGGCGCTCGACGCGCTCTCCGCCGATGACCGCTCGGCGGTGACCGAACGGCTGGCGGGCTGGCTGCAGGCGCAGACGCGACGCCACCTGAAGCCCGTGACCGCGCTGGCGGCGGCGGCGCGCGACCCGCAGGTGCCGCCGCAGATCCGCGCACTCTATGCGCCGCTTGCCGACGCCGGCGGTATAGCCGCGCGCGCCGATCTCGACGCGACGGTGGCCGGGCTCGATCGCACGATGCGCCAGCAGGCGGGGCGGCTGGGTGTGAAGATCGGCACGCTCGACATCTTCTGCCCGGTGTTGCTGAAGCCCGAGGCGGCGCGCTGGCGGCTGGCGCTGCTCGCGGCGAGCGAGGGCAGTGACATGCCCGAACTGCCGCAGGCGGGCGCCGCGGCGGTTGCGACGCCCGGCGATCCGATGCGGTTCGAGGCGGCGGTGCGCGCCGGCTATCGCCCGCTCGGCGCGCAGATGCTGCGCATCGACCTTGCCGAGCGGCTGGCGCGGATCGCGCATGATGCGCGCACCGGCGGCGATGGCGGCGGACGCGCGCCGTTCAGCCCCGATCCGGGGCTCGCGACATCGCTGGGGCTGCGCCCGCCGAGTTTCGCGCAACTGATGCTGGCGCTGGGCTTCCGCCCCGCGGATGCCGCGGACGACGGCCGCACCGGCCCGCGCTGGGTTTGGCGCGGGCTGCAGCGGCAGCGCCGGCGCGCGGTCCAGCGACCGGGCAATGCCTTCGCCGTGCTGGCGGAATGGCGGACGGCGGATGGCCACTGA
- a CDS encoding carbonic anhydrase: MNDVIGRVFSFEKQVYQTKQALYSRLADHGQSPKALMISCADSRVVPEEIIQAQPGDLFVCRNAGNIVPPFSQANGGVSSTVEYAVMVLGVTDIIVCGHSDCGAMKALGDDVTLAKMPNVAAWLRHSSAAHHVVTQGYPELTRPEQVRAVSLENVVAQLAHLRTHPSVAAGIARGEISLHGWFVDIHAGQVLALDGESGRFVQLDHEKPLPVALPARQRLASDVIYAQAAE; this comes from the coding sequence ATGAACGACGTCATCGGGCGCGTATTCAGCTTTGAGAAGCAGGTCTACCAGACCAAGCAGGCGCTTTATTCCCGTCTTGCCGACCATGGCCAGAGCCCCAAGGCCCTCATGATCTCCTGCGCCGATTCGCGGGTGGTTCCCGAAGAGATCATCCAGGCCCAGCCGGGTGACCTGTTCGTCTGCCGCAACGCCGGCAACATCGTCCCCCCCTTCTCGCAGGCCAATGGTGGCGTCTCCTCCACCGTCGAATATGCGGTGATGGTGCTCGGCGTGACCGATATCATCGTCTGCGGCCATTCCGACTGCGGCGCGATGAAGGCGCTGGGCGACGACGTCACGCTCGCGAAGATGCCCAACGTCGCCGCATGGCTGCGCCACTCGTCGGCCGCGCATCATGTCGTGACGCAGGGCTATCCGGAACTCACCCGCCCGGAGCAGGTGCGCGCCGTCTCGCTCGAGAATGTCGTCGCGCAGCTCGCCCATCTCCGCACGCATCCGTCGGTCGCCGCCGGCATCGCCCGCGGCGAAATCTCGCTGCATGGCTGGTTCGTCGACATTCATGCCGGCCAGGTTCTGGCGCTCGACGGGGAGAGCGGCCGCTTCGTGCAGCTCGACCACGAGAAGCCGCTGCCGGTTGCGCTGCCGGCGCGTCAGCGCCTCGCGTCCGACGTCATTTACGCCCAGGCCGCGGAATGA
- a CDS encoding RNA-binding S4 domain-containing protein — translation MATEAGGPAGGAGPSQRLDRFLWFVRLVKTRSLAQTIAEAGRLRIDGRVVDRAHAPVRPGNVLTFALDGRVRVIRVEALPARRGPALEARKCYADLSPPPLKTTCSNGEDVDAPGREP, via the coding sequence ATGGCCACTGAAGCCGGCGGGCCGGCGGGGGGTGCGGGGCCGAGCCAGCGGCTCGACCGCTTCCTGTGGTTCGTGCGGCTGGTCAAGACGCGGTCGCTGGCGCAGACGATCGCCGAAGCGGGGCGTCTCAGGATCGACGGCCGCGTCGTCGATCGCGCGCACGCGCCCGTCAGGCCGGGCAATGTGCTGACCTTCGCGCTCGACGGCCGGGTGCGGGTGATTCGCGTCGAGGCCCTGCCGGCGCGGCGGGGACCGGCCCTGGAAGCCCGCAAATGCTATGCCGATCTGTCACCGCCGCCGCTGAAAACGACTTGCAGCAATGGCGAAGATGTTGACGCGCCGGGGCGCGAACCTTAG
- a CDS encoding ATP-binding protein has product MFGTTRHHLGLLGRILAILLLTVVIEFGASTVLYERAARLSLREDEARRLAEHLVIAHKLMDERSWKQRPQMASELTTDRYILSWGPTPLVPPPLSAELRAMRRQIVAWEPELAKTDLRLKLLSPGRKATVSGDLRLPDGSWVHFTAKGLVHSWDLAFGRVLLAMIPAVALLILGALLIRRALSPLRRLAHATERIGLGEEVLVRETGTFEVRDVIRAFNAMQLRIHRLIDERTEALAAVGHDIRTPIARLQLRLDSVRDEQIREAIQGDLDEMDGMIASLLAFLGGERDPEQPVLTDLAVLAATIAEECADRGHDASYEGPDHLNFRLRPFNMRRAIGNLVGNALRYGERCVVSVAMAEHEVLIRVDDEGPGIAEDKMEEVLQPFTRLDSARQRDTQGLGLGLAIVVRAVDLEKGRLTLSNRPEGGLRAEIALPIAQQ; this is encoded by the coding sequence GTGTTCGGAACGACCCGGCATCATCTGGGCCTGCTAGGCCGGATCCTCGCGATCCTTCTGCTGACCGTCGTCATCGAGTTCGGTGCCAGCACGGTGCTGTACGAACGCGCCGCGCGCCTGTCGCTGCGCGAGGACGAGGCCCGGCGCCTCGCCGAGCATCTCGTGATCGCACACAAGCTGATGGACGAGCGGTCGTGGAAGCAGCGGCCGCAGATGGCGAGCGAGCTGACCACCGACCGCTATATCCTCAGCTGGGGGCCGACGCCGCTGGTGCCGCCGCCGCTGTCAGCCGAGCTGCGGGCGATGCGCCGCCAGATCGTCGCCTGGGAGCCCGAGCTGGCGAAGACCGACCTCAGGCTCAAGCTGCTCTCGCCCGGCCGCAAGGCGACGGTGAGCGGCGATCTCCGGCTGCCCGACGGCAGCTGGGTTCATTTCACCGCCAAGGGCCTCGTCCACAGCTGGGACCTCGCGTTCGGACGCGTGCTGCTGGCGATGATCCCCGCGGTCGCGCTGCTGATCCTCGGCGCGCTGCTGATCCGCCGCGCGCTCAGCCCGTTGCGCCGGCTCGCGCATGCGACCGAGCGAATCGGCCTGGGCGAGGAAGTGCTGGTCCGCGAGACCGGCACCTTCGAGGTGCGCGACGTGATCCGCGCGTTCAACGCGATGCAGTTGCGCATCCACCGCCTTATCGACGAGCGCACCGAGGCGCTGGCCGCGGTCGGCCACGATATCCGCACCCCGATCGCCCGCCTGCAGCTCCGGCTCGATTCGGTCCGCGACGAGCAGATCCGCGAGGCGATCCAGGGCGATCTCGACGAAATGGACGGCATGATTGCCTCGCTGCTCGCGTTCCTCGGCGGTGAGCGCGATCCCGAACAACCGGTGCTGACCGACCTTGCCGTGCTCGCCGCGACGATCGCCGAGGAATGCGCGGATCGTGGCCATGATGCGAGCTACGAGGGGCCGGACCATCTGAACTTCCGGCTCCGCCCGTTCAACATGCGCCGCGCGATCGGCAATCTCGTCGGCAATGCGCTGCGCTATGGCGAACGGTGCGTGGTTTCGGTCGCGATGGCGGAGCACGAGGTGCTGATCCGGGTCGATGACGAAGGCCCCGGCATCGCCGAGGACAAGATGGAGGAAGTGCTTCAGCCGTTCACCCGGCTCGATAGCGCGCGCCAGCGCGACACGCAGGGATTGGGGCTCGGCCTCGCGATCGTCGTGCGCGCGGTGGATCTGGAAAAGGGCCGCCTGACCCTGTCGAACCGGCCGGAAGGGGGCTTGCGCGCGGAAATCGCACTGCCCATCGCGCAGCAATAA
- a CDS encoding protein-disulfide reductase DsbD family protein, translating into MTFALATLLAMLFAPLAQAQLPAPGGQPNIRAALVAESDRPAAGGVVALAFEMKPAPGWHGYWANPGDAGLGMRLKWTLPPGVTVSPLRYPVPQRLIVAGLMNYVYEADYAQLVTLDVPVGLAPGTSLPIRVQADWLACTDEICVPERAELALDLVVGDGIVDAARRGRFDAWRMALPRPLGGEALFEAKAGKLRLAIPIPASAEVGETYFFPLTEGAIDYAAPQAVRRKGDTVFVEAALRGGAPAALDGVLAIGGGRGLALHARPGAVDAAAFATAAPLNAGEPADVAGLPATVLLALGAALLGGLLLNIMPCVFPIISLKALSLIRAGGDERSARIEALAYTGGVVLTCLLLGGLLLALRAGGELVGWAFQLQDPRIILLLLVVVLAIALNLAGLFEIGSIAGGERLAQQGGAAGAFWAGALAAFVATPCSGPFMATALGAALVLPWPAALAVFGGLGIGLALPFLLIAFVPALRRRMPKPGAWMGRFRRILSIPMFITALGLAWVLGRQSGVDGLALGLSAALAVGLALWWAGRRQWTGGGRGWLPMVPALALALAALVLLPHVAVPVENGGVPGDERFSERRLAALQAEGRPVFVYFTADWCVTCKVNEKAVLQRRRVVDAFAQRNVAVLVGDWTQGDATISRFLERHGRSGVPLYLYYGPGEDPQALPQLLTIDMVLKAIDRS; encoded by the coding sequence ATGACGTTCGCACTCGCGACGTTGCTGGCGATGCTGTTTGCGCCGCTCGCGCAGGCGCAGCTACCCGCCCCCGGCGGGCAGCCCAACATCAGGGCAGCGCTGGTCGCCGAATCGGACAGGCCGGCCGCCGGCGGTGTCGTCGCGCTCGCCTTCGAGATGAAGCCGGCGCCGGGCTGGCACGGCTATTGGGCGAATCCGGGCGATGCCGGCCTCGGCATGCGGCTGAAATGGACCTTGCCGCCGGGGGTCACGGTATCCCCGCTGCGCTATCCGGTGCCGCAGCGGCTGATCGTCGCGGGGCTGATGAACTATGTCTATGAGGCGGATTACGCGCAGCTGGTGACGCTCGACGTCCCGGTGGGGCTGGCGCCGGGCACGTCGCTGCCGATCCGCGTCCAGGCCGACTGGCTTGCCTGTACCGACGAGATCTGCGTGCCTGAGCGCGCCGAACTGGCGCTGGATCTGGTGGTGGGAGACGGCATCGTCGACGCCGCGCGGCGCGGGCGCTTCGATGCGTGGCGGATGGCGCTGCCGCGACCGCTGGGTGGCGAGGCGCTGTTCGAGGCGAAGGCGGGCAAGCTGCGGCTGGCGATCCCGATCCCGGCTTCCGCCGAGGTCGGCGAAACCTATTTCTTTCCGCTGACCGAGGGTGCGATCGATTATGCCGCGCCGCAGGCGGTGCGGCGCAAGGGCGACACAGTGTTCGTCGAGGCGGCACTCAGGGGCGGTGCACCCGCGGCACTCGACGGCGTGCTGGCGATCGGCGGCGGCCGCGGGCTCGCGTTGCACGCGCGGCCCGGCGCGGTCGATGCGGCCGCCTTCGCCACCGCGGCGCCGCTCAACGCCGGTGAGCCCGCCGACGTCGCCGGGCTGCCGGCGACCGTGCTGCTCGCGCTCGGCGCGGCGCTGCTGGGCGGGCTGCTGCTCAACATCATGCCCTGCGTGTTCCCGATCATCAGCCTGAAGGCGCTGAGCCTGATCCGCGCCGGCGGAGACGAGCGGAGCGCGCGGATCGAGGCGCTGGCCTATACCGGCGGCGTCGTGCTCACCTGCCTGCTGCTGGGCGGGCTGCTGCTCGCGCTGCGCGCCGGCGGCGAGCTCGTCGGCTGGGCGTTCCAGCTCCAGGACCCGCGCATCATCCTGCTGCTGCTGGTCGTGGTGCTGGCGATCGCGCTCAATCTCGCCGGGCTGTTCGAGATCGGCAGCATCGCCGGCGGCGAGCGGCTGGCGCAGCAGGGCGGCGCCGCCGGCGCTTTCTGGGCGGGGGCGCTCGCCGCCTTCGTCGCCACCCCCTGCAGCGGACCGTTCATGGCCACCGCGCTGGGCGCCGCGCTCGTGCTGCCGTGGCCCGCAGCGCTCGCGGTGTTTGGCGGGCTCGGTATCGGGCTGGCATTGCCCTTCCTGCTGATCGCCTTCGTGCCGGCGCTGCGCCGGCGGATGCCGAAGCCCGGTGCCTGGATGGGGCGGTTCCGGCGGATCCTGTCGATCCCGATGTTCATCACCGCGCTCGGCCTCGCCTGGGTGCTCGGCCGCCAGTCGGGCGTCGACGGGCTGGCGTTGGGGCTGAGCGCCGCGCTCGCGGTCGGCCTCGCCCTGTGGTGGGCGGGGCGGCGGCAGTGGACGGGCGGCGGCCGCGGCTGGCTGCCGATGGTCCCCGCGCTTGCGCTTGCGCTCGCCGCGCTGGTGCTGCTGCCGCACGTCGCGGTGCCGGTCGAGAATGGCGGCGTGCCGGGTGACGAGCGTTTCAGCGAACGTCGCCTCGCCGCGCTGCAGGCCGAAGGGCGGCCGGTGTTCGTCTATTTCACCGCAGACTGGTGCGTGACCTGCAAGGTCAACGAGAAGGCAGTGCTGCAGCGGCGGCGCGTGGTGGACGCGTTCGCGCAGCGCAACGTGGCGGTGCTGGTGGGTGATTGGACGCAGGGCGACGCGACGATCAGCCGCTTCCTCGAACGCCACGGCCGCAGCGGCGTGCCGCTCTACCTGTATTATGGTCCGGGCGAGGACCCGCAGGCGCTGCCGCAGCTGCTGACCATCGACATGGTGCTGAAGGCGATCGACCGCTCCTGA
- a CDS encoding response regulator transcription factor: MTSPNIVLVEDDPPLRTLTARALQENGYRVQTASSAPEMWIAFENGHVDLLLLDIMLPGTNGIDLCREIRRRSDVPIIFISAKNSEADRVIGLELGADDYLAKPFGARELVARVRAVLRRGGLERQPSGPRDNEDKFDGWAVNYPRRELKSPDGAVVPLTGAEFDLLASFLGQPQRVIARERLIELSRTRLGDSSDRSIDVLVSRLRRKLSTEDKPAPIVTVRGVGYMFNATVERS; the protein is encoded by the coding sequence ATGACCTCGCCGAACATCGTCCTCGTCGAAGACGATCCGCCATTGCGGACGCTCACCGCGCGCGCGCTTCAGGAAAATGGTTATCGGGTGCAGACCGCATCGTCCGCGCCCGAGATGTGGATCGCGTTCGAGAACGGCCATGTCGATCTCCTGCTGCTCGATATCATGCTGCCGGGCACCAACGGCATCGACCTGTGCCGCGAGATCCGCCGCCGCAGCGACGTGCCGATCATCTTCATCAGCGCGAAGAACAGCGAGGCCGATCGCGTGATCGGCCTGGAACTTGGCGCCGACGATTATCTCGCCAAGCCCTTCGGCGCGCGCGAGTTGGTGGCGCGCGTCCGCGCCGTCCTGCGCCGCGGCGGGCTGGAGCGCCAGCCGTCCGGCCCGCGCGACAATGAGGACAAGTTCGACGGCTGGGCCGTCAACTATCCGCGGCGCGAGTTGAAGTCGCCCGACGGCGCGGTCGTGCCGTTGACCGGTGCCGAATTCGACCTGCTGGCGAGTTTTCTCGGCCAGCCGCAGCGCGTGATCGCGCGCGAACGGCTGATCGAATTGTCGCGCACGCGGCTGGGCGATTCGTCCGACCGCAGCATCGACGTTCTCGTCAGCCGGCTGCGCCGCAAGCTTTCGACCGAGGACAAACCGGCGCCGATCGTCACCGTGCGCGGCGTAGGCTATATGTTCAACGCCACGGTCGAACGCAGCTGA
- the fdxA gene encoding ferredoxin FdxA translates to MTYVVTDACIRCKYMDCVEVCPVDCFYEGENMLVINPSECIDCGVCEPECPAEAILPDTESGLEQWLELNTTYSAQWPNVTRKLDQTPDDADAMKGQTGKFEKYFSPEPGAGD, encoded by the coding sequence ATGACCTACGTCGTTACGGACGCCTGCATCCGCTGCAAATATATGGATTGCGTAGAGGTGTGTCCGGTCGACTGCTTCTATGAGGGCGAGAATATGCTCGTCATCAACCCCAGCGAATGCATCGACTGCGGCGTCTGCGAGCCCGAATGCCCGGCCGAGGCGATCCTGCCCGATACCGAAAGCGGTCTCGAGCAGTGGCTGGAGCTCAACACGACCTATTCGGCGCAGTGGCCGAACGTGACCCGCAAGCTTGACCAGACCCCGGACGATGCCGACGCGATGAAGGGCCAGACCGGCAAGTTCGAGAAATATTTCTCGCCGGAGCCCGGCGCGGGCGATTGA
- a CDS encoding alkaline phosphatase family protein produces MKSALRFAGTVSALLCAAQVQAQAPARQSAAKPAPRLVVAISVDQFSANLFAEYRQMFRLGMKRLTQGVVFPSGYQSHAATETCPGHSTILTGSRPSRTGIIANDWIDLGAARADKVIYCAEDPTAPGSSSRNYVVSPRHLKALTLGDRMKAAAPADRVVSVAGKDRAAVMMGGHQTDQIWFWGGKSFVTLPDRTGAAPATVGRVNAQVAATIARPEKVVLPAECRSRAIAVPIGAGKSVGVPVDRKAEDFSGFRVAAGFDAATTDLAIGLIDEMKLGRGQGTDVLAIGLSATDYVGHAFGTEGGEMCAQLMGLDANVGRILDALDATGTPYVVALTADHGGHDLTERDTARAFPGAQRVDPKLNSDTIGKAIAAELGITLDGPLLSSTGPFGDWYVSRALPAALRPRVIALAQAKLQAYPQIQTVLTADDLRRMPSPQPPVEEWSLAERARASFDPERSGDLIVLLKPNVMPIPDPTKGYVATHGSPWIYDRRVPILFYRPGATGFEQPLGIETVDILPTLAALIGLDVPSEEIDGRCLDLDAGQADTCAK; encoded by the coding sequence GTGAAGTCAGCCCTTCGTTTCGCTGGAACCGTATCGGCGTTGCTCTGCGCCGCGCAGGTGCAAGCCCAGGCGCCCGCCCGGCAAAGTGCCGCGAAGCCGGCACCGCGGCTGGTCGTCGCCATCTCGGTGGACCAGTTCTCGGCGAACCTGTTCGCGGAATATCGCCAGATGTTCCGGCTGGGCATGAAGCGGTTGACGCAGGGCGTGGTCTTCCCCTCGGGCTATCAGAGCCACGCCGCGACCGAGACCTGCCCCGGCCATTCGACGATCCTTACCGGTTCGCGCCCCTCGCGCACCGGCATCATCGCCAATGACTGGATCGATCTGGGCGCCGCGCGCGCGGACAAGGTGATCTATTGCGCGGAAGATCCCACCGCACCGGGCTCCAGCTCCAGGAACTATGTCGTGTCGCCGCGCCATCTGAAAGCGCTGACGCTGGGTGACCGGATGAAGGCGGCGGCACCCGCGGACCGCGTCGTTTCGGTTGCAGGCAAGGATCGTGCGGCAGTGATGATGGGCGGCCACCAGACCGACCAGATCTGGTTCTGGGGCGGAAAGTCGTTCGTCACGTTACCCGATCGCACCGGCGCGGCGCCCGCAACCGTCGGCCGCGTCAACGCGCAGGTCGCAGCCACCATCGCCAGGCCCGAAAAGGTCGTGCTTCCCGCGGAATGCCGCAGCCGCGCCATCGCGGTGCCGATCGGCGCCGGCAAGTCGGTGGGTGTACCGGTCGATCGCAAGGCGGAGGATTTCAGCGGCTTCCGCGTCGCCGCCGGCTTCGACGCCGCAACCACCGACCTCGCGATCGGCCTGATCGACGAGATGAAACTCGGCCGTGGGCAGGGGACCGATGTGCTGGCCATCGGGCTTTCCGCCACCGACTATGTCGGCCATGCCTTCGGCACCGAGGGTGGCGAGATGTGCGCGCAGTTGATGGGGCTCGACGCCAATGTCGGCCGCATCCTCGACGCGCTCGACGCGACCGGCACGCCCTATGTCGTCGCGCTTACCGCCGATCATGGCGGGCATGACCTGACCGAGCGCGACACGGCGCGCGCCTTCCCCGGCGCGCAGCGCGTCGATCCGAAGCTGAACTCGGACACGATCGGCAAGGCGATCGCGGCGGAGCTGGGCATCACGCTCGATGGGCCCCTGCTCTCGTCGACCGGCCCGTTCGGCGACTGGTATGTCTCGCGCGCGCTGCCCGCCGCGCTGCGCCCGCGCGTAATCGCACTCGCGCAGGCGAAGCTGCAGGCCTATCCCCAGATCCAGACGGTGCTGACCGCCGACGATCTGCGCCGCATGCCCAGCCCGCAACCGCCGGTCGAGGAATGGTCGCTCGCCGAGCGCGCCCGCGCCTCGTTCGATCCCGAGCGGTCGGGCGACCTGATCGTGTTGCTGAAGCCGAACGTGATGCCGATCCCGGATCCGACCAAGGGCTATGTCGCGACCCATGGTTCACCGTGGATCTACGACCGCCGTGTGCCGATTCTGTTCTATCGTCCCGGCGCCACGGGCTTCGAACAGCCGCTGGGCATCGAGACCGTCGATATCCTGCCGACGCTTGCCGCGCTGATCGGCCTCGACGTGCCGAGCGAGGAAATCGACGGCCGCTGCCTCGATCTCGACGCCGGCCAGGCCGACACCTGCGCGAAATGA